The following proteins are co-located in the Flavobacterium sp. CECT 9288 genome:
- a CDS encoding ribonucleotide-diphosphate reductase subunit beta: MTQVEPILQENKNRFVIFPIKHHDIWEWYKKMEASFWTAEEIDLSQDLNDWNNKLSDEERYFVKHILAFFAASDGIVNENLAENFVNEVQYAEAKFFYGFQIMMENIHSETYSLLIDTYVKDEAEKDELFNALEVFPAIKKKADWALKWIESDSFAERLIAFAAVEGIFFSGAFCSIYWLKKRGLMPGLTFSNELISRDEGVHCDFAVHLHNHHLVNKVPKDRIREIIVDALNIEREFITESLPVSLIGMNAGLMTQYLEFVADRLLVELGCDREYNTANPFDFMDMISLQGKTNFFEKKVAEYQKAGVMNTDEEAQKITFDADF, translated from the coding sequence ATGACACAAGTGGAACCTATTTTACAAGAAAACAAAAATCGCTTCGTAATTTTTCCTATCAAGCACCATGATATTTGGGAATGGTACAAGAAAATGGAAGCTAGTTTTTGGACTGCTGAAGAAATTGATTTATCGCAGGATTTAAATGACTGGAATAACAAACTTTCTGATGAAGAGCGTTATTTTGTGAAGCATATTTTAGCATTTTTTGCTGCTTCAGATGGGATTGTAAACGAAAATTTAGCAGAAAATTTTGTAAATGAGGTACAGTATGCTGAGGCAAAGTTTTTTTATGGCTTTCAAATCATGATGGAAAACATTCACAGCGAAACCTATTCGTTATTGATTGATACTTATGTGAAAGACGAAGCGGAGAAAGACGAGTTGTTCAATGCACTTGAAGTTTTTCCTGCTATTAAGAAAAAAGCAGACTGGGCTTTGAAATGGATTGAATCAGATTCGTTTGCGGAGCGTTTGATTGCTTTTGCAGCTGTTGAAGGAATCTTTTTCTCAGGAGCATTTTGTTCTATCTACTGGTTGAAAAAACGTGGCTTAATGCCAGGACTTACTTTTTCAAACGAATTGATTTCTCGTGACGAAGGAGTTCACTGTGATTTTGCGGTTCACTTGCACAACCACCACTTGGTTAACAAAGTACCAAAAGATAGAATTAGAGAAATTATTGTGGATGCTTTGAACATTGAAAGAGAGTTCATCACCGAGTCCTTGCCAGTATCTTTAATTGGAATGAATGCAGGATTGATGACACAGTATTTGGAGTTTGTTGCAGATCGTTTGTTAGTAGAATTAGGTTGTGACAGAGAATACAATACGGCTAATCCTTTTGATTTTATGGACATGATTTCATTGCAAGGAAAAACCAACTTCTTCGAGAAAAAAGTAGCTGAATACCAAAAAGCAGGTGTGATGAACACCGATGAAGAAGCACAAAAAATTACCTTCGACGCTGATTTTTAA
- a CDS encoding DUF3109 family protein — MFQLGKTIVSEDLLEKDFVCNLTACKGACCVDGDAGAPLSEEETKILESIYPKVKPFLRKQGIEAIEAQGTWVTGTDGELETPLIDNKDCAYVIFDGKTALCGIEQAYNQGIIDWKKPVSCHLYPVRVKDFTEFAAVNYDKWDICDAACSLGQELEVPVYKFVKEALVRKFGEDWYAELETVAQEHLNNSK; from the coding sequence ATGTTTCAACTAGGAAAAACCATCGTCTCAGAAGACTTACTCGAAAAAGATTTTGTTTGTAATCTAACTGCCTGCAAGGGAGCTTGTTGTGTAGATGGTGACGCTGGTGCGCCATTAAGTGAGGAAGAAACAAAAATCCTAGAATCTATTTATCCAAAAGTAAAACCTTTTTTGCGCAAGCAAGGTATTGAGGCTATTGAAGCGCAGGGAACTTGGGTAACTGGAACAGATGGTGAACTGGAAACACCACTTATTGACAATAAAGATTGTGCTTATGTCATCTTTGACGGCAAAACTGCATTATGTGGGATTGAGCAAGCCTACAATCAAGGAATAATCGACTGGAAAAAACCCGTTTCTTGTCATTTATATCCAGTTCGGGTAAAAGATTTTACAGAGTTTGCAGCTGTAAATTATGATAAATGGGACATTTGTGATGCTGCCTGTTCACTAGGACAAGAGTTAGAGGTTCCAGTTTATAAGTTTGTCAAAGAAGCTTTGGTACGCAAGTTTGGTGAAGACTGGTATGCAGAACTAGAGACTGTTGCTCAAGAGCACTTAAACAATTCAAAATAG
- a CDS encoding MarC family protein, with translation MQLDIREIITVSMVLFAVIDIVGSIPIIVDLRTKHGHIESEKASIVAGVIMIVFLFAGEELLNLIGIDVNSFAVAGSFVLFFLALEMILGIRIYRDEEASSASIVPLAFPLIAGAGTMTTLLSLRSQFFTINIVIAIFLNIILVYIVLKSSSKIEKMLGENGLGVIRKTFGVVLLAIAVKLFAANVKGLFL, from the coding sequence ATGCAGTTAGACATCAGAGAAATAATTACCGTTAGTATGGTTCTTTTTGCCGTAATTGACATTGTGGGATCTATACCTATTATTGTAGATCTCCGTACTAAACACGGCCACATCGAATCTGAGAAAGCCTCCATCGTAGCTGGAGTCATTATGATTGTTTTCCTTTTTGCAGGAGAAGAACTTTTAAATTTAATTGGTATCGATGTGAATTCATTTGCAGTTGCAGGTTCATTTGTTCTTTTTTTCCTAGCCTTAGAGATGATATTAGGCATTCGTATTTATCGTGACGAAGAAGCGAGTTCAGCATCTATTGTTCCACTAGCCTTTCCACTTATTGCTGGTGCTGGAACCATGACTACCTTACTTTCCTTACGTTCTCAATTTTTTACTATTAATATTGTCATAGCCATATTCTTGAACATCATTTTAGTATACATCGTTTTAAAATCTTCTTCTAAAATTGAAAAGATGTTAGGCGAAAACGGACTTGGAGTGATCCGAAAGACTTTTGGAGTAGTATTATTAGCAATTGCTGTTAAATTATTTGCTGCTAATGTTAAAGGTTTGTTTCTTTAA
- a CDS encoding S41 family peptidase has translation MKFNTKYLPLILFATLAFGVLLGGLLNFPNASRLMGDNNAKNKLNKLIDFIDKEYVDEVNTDSIVNLTVDNILAQLDPHSVYISPSDQQEVVESMQGNFVGIGVNFYMYKDSVAVIKPVENGPSAKAGIQAGDRILYAGKTKLYGRKLPSDSLFSQLKGTVGSQVELTVYRKTTKQKLKFKIKRDVIPLNSIDVAMLINATTGYIKINRFSETTYDEFMRGLGKLKKQGAKSLVIDVRDNGGGYMEEAIAIIDELLPDKQLIVFTKNKNGKVTKTFATANGQFETGKLTILINENSASASEILAGAIQDNDRGLIVGRRSFGKGLVQREMPFADGSSVRLTIARYYTPTGRSIQKPYAKGKEAYFKESETRFENGELYEKDSIKVADTLKYKTKKGRIVYGGGGIVPDVFVPIELEHSSQSAGYILQSGIMGNYVFEDLDSHNKEFKGIAYTALQEKINTSDNYFNKFQRFILDNGLDIQFSKSKSLVKRFLTAEYARQLFGENKYYEIILKEDSMLKEALKLK, from the coding sequence ATGAAATTCAACACAAAATATTTGCCTCTTATTTTATTTGCCACACTAGCTTTTGGTGTGCTGCTGGGTGGCTTATTGAATTTTCCCAATGCCTCCCGTTTAATGGGCGATAATAATGCTAAAAACAAACTAAATAAACTCATAGATTTTATTGACAAAGAATATGTAGATGAAGTGAATACAGACTCTATTGTCAACCTTACTGTAGATAATATTCTCGCGCAGCTTGATCCACATTCTGTATACATTTCACCAAGTGACCAGCAAGAAGTAGTTGAAAGTATGCAAGGGAATTTTGTGGGTATTGGCGTTAATTTTTACATGTATAAAGATTCTGTTGCGGTTATAAAACCTGTTGAAAATGGCCCTTCGGCAAAAGCTGGAATTCAAGCAGGAGACAGAATTTTATACGCCGGAAAGACAAAGCTTTATGGTAGAAAACTCCCTTCTGATAGCTTGTTTTCTCAACTCAAAGGAACAGTTGGCTCTCAAGTAGAGCTTACTGTGTACAGAAAGACCACCAAGCAAAAACTAAAATTTAAAATAAAAAGAGATGTTATCCCGTTAAACAGTATTGATGTGGCTATGCTCATCAATGCCACTACAGGTTATATCAAAATAAATAGATTTTCAGAGACTACTTATGATGAGTTTATGAGAGGTTTAGGGAAACTAAAAAAACAAGGTGCAAAATCCTTAGTAATTGATGTGAGAGATAATGGAGGTGGTTATATGGAGGAAGCCATCGCTATCATAGATGAGTTACTGCCAGATAAGCAACTCATTGTTTTTACCAAAAACAAAAACGGAAAAGTGACCAAAACCTTTGCAACAGCAAACGGGCAATTCGAAACAGGAAAACTAACTATTCTTATCAACGAAAATAGTGCATCGGCCAGTGAAATTCTTGCTGGAGCCATTCAAGACAACGATAGAGGTCTTATTGTAGGCCGACGTTCTTTTGGTAAAGGATTGGTTCAACGAGAAATGCCTTTTGCTGACGGATCATCAGTGCGTCTTACCATAGCGCGCTACTACACACCTACAGGACGATCCATTCAAAAACCGTATGCTAAAGGCAAAGAAGCCTATTTTAAAGAGTCGGAAACCCGATTTGAAAATGGAGAGCTGTATGAAAAAGACAGTATTAAAGTTGCGGATACTCTAAAATATAAAACCAAGAAAGGACGAATAGTCTACGGCGGTGGTGGAATAGTTCCTGATGTTTTTGTTCCTATTGAGTTAGAGCACAGTAGCCAAAGTGCGGGTTATATATTGCAATCTGGTATTATGGGGAATTATGTTTTTGAGGATTTAGATTCTCATAACAAGGAGTTCAAAGGAATTGCATACACAGCGTTACAAGAAAAAATTAATACGTCTGATAATTATTTTAATAAATTTCAAAGATTCATTCTTGATAACGGTCTCGACATTCAGTTTTCTAAAAGTAAGTCGCTTGTAAAAAGATTTCTAACTGCAGAGTACGCAAGACAATTGTTTGGCGAGAACAAGTATTATGAAATTATTCTTAAAGAAGATTCTATGCTTAAAGAAGCATTGAAATTGAAATGA
- a CDS encoding dCMP deaminase family protein, translating into MSEKKLNKYDKAYLRIAKEWSLLSYCKRKQVGAIIVRDRMIISDGYNGTPSGFDNCCEDEEGLTRWDVLHAEANAILKVARSTQSCEGATLYITLSPCKECSKLIHQSGIKRVVYHAGYRDDSGIQFLMKAGVEVEHIPIMEE; encoded by the coding sequence ATGAGCGAAAAAAAATTAAATAAATACGACAAAGCCTACTTACGAATTGCAAAAGAGTGGAGTTTATTATCTTATTGCAAGCGCAAACAAGTAGGAGCCATTATAGTTAGGGATCGAATGATTATTTCTGATGGGTACAATGGTACGCCAAGCGGTTTTGATAATTGCTGCGAAGATGAGGAAGGACTTACGCGCTGGGATGTATTGCACGCTGAGGCGAATGCGATTCTTAAAGTTGCACGTTCTACGCAATCTTGTGAGGGTGCTACGTTGTACATTACCCTTTCTCCATGTAAAGAATGCAGTAAGTTAATTCACCAGTCGGGTATAAAAAGAGTAGTGTATCACGCTGGATATAGAGATGATTCTGGAATACAATTTTTGATGAAAGCAGGTGTAGAGGTGGAGCACATACCTATAATGGAAGAATAA
- a CDS encoding HupE/UreJ family protein, giving the protein MQEFWIYFQIGLKHVLDIHAYDHVLFLIALTIPYSFKDWKRVALLVTLFTIGHTMALMLSVFGIVAIKVNVVEFMIPVTILITASFNLFTAGKSGKKESINLVFFTTLFFGIIHGLGFSNYFKSILGGDAASKVLPLAEFALGIEAAQIIVVFVLLIISYLVQTVFRFSKRDWTLVMSAFVIGVVIPLLVESELWIR; this is encoded by the coding sequence ATGCAAGAATTTTGGATTTACTTTCAAATAGGTTTAAAACATGTTTTAGATATACATGCCTATGATCACGTTTTGTTTTTAATAGCCCTAACTATTCCTTATTCTTTCAAGGATTGGAAACGTGTAGCGCTATTAGTAACTTTATTTACAATTGGTCACACTATGGCGTTAATGTTATCTGTTTTTGGTATTGTAGCTATTAAAGTAAATGTTGTAGAGTTTATGATTCCAGTAACCATATTAATAACGGCTTCGTTTAATCTTTTTACAGCAGGTAAATCTGGTAAAAAAGAAAGTATCAACCTTGTGTTTTTTACAACTTTGTTTTTTGGGATTATCCACGGTTTAGGTTTTTCAAATTATTTTAAATCTATCTTGGGTGGAGATGCTGCTTCAAAAGTTTTACCTCTTGCTGAGTTTGCCTTGGGCATCGAAGCTGCTCAAATTATAGTTGTTTTTGTACTTCTAATTATTTCTTATTTGGTACAAACCGTTTTTAGATTTTCTAAAAGAGATTGGACCTTAGTCATGTCGGCTTTTGTCATAGGGGTTGTGATTCCGTTATTAGTTGAAAGTGAACTTTGGATACGATAA
- a CDS encoding PhoX family protein, producing the protein MNQNYLKKIALSSLLLAAAVGCQDDKNETPSENKAINFSNVSSVPALAVAKEGFENLQITSLLSSSDVLTQSPGFIYGAQPDGAGFMKDPAGDGYIMITNHEILKSVSRVYFDKTLKPVKGDYIVDAVGGMTRLCSATLAVPAIHGFGPLFLTAGESGEESMVHGIDPLGLTSMKTRTDRVLPALGKASMENAVPLTKQAYPGKTVIVIGEDQSYSTSHASAGQVIMYMSETVGDLNNGKLYALKRNDGNQVETSMNVGTSFDVSFVEIPNAKNLTGAVINTTVNNLGAIRFSRVEDVDYRKGSAKNNRELYFTATGQASANAPVAGYTMWGRVYKLILDDANPLKGKLELVIEGDSTPGTGIINPDNITVTENYVYTQEDGDSFYPAAKHDSYIWQYNIASKVNKPWLTMNHKRTDAAWNTTYNPANEMRFGSWEYGAMEDISDVIGVPNTFIVNIHPHTWQKDAFSNADGSGLNTNKEGGQTIIIRNVQR; encoded by the coding sequence ATGAATCAGAATTATTTAAAAAAAATAGCATTATCATCGCTTTTGTTAGCTGCAGCGGTAGGGTGTCAAGACGACAAAAATGAAACCCCTAGCGAAAACAAAGCTATTAATTTTTCAAATGTTTCTTCAGTTCCTGCATTGGCTGTAGCCAAAGAAGGATTCGAAAACTTACAAATCACTTCATTATTAAGCAGTTCAGATGTCTTAACACAATCACCAGGATTTATTTACGGTGCTCAACCTGATGGTGCTGGATTTATGAAAGATCCTGCAGGTGATGGTTACATTATGATTACCAACCACGAAATATTAAAATCTGTATCCAGAGTATATTTTGACAAAACTCTTAAGCCAGTAAAAGGAGATTATATTGTTGATGCAGTGGGCGGGATGACTCGTTTGTGCTCGGCTACACTTGCCGTACCAGCAATTCACGGGTTTGGTCCTTTGTTTTTGACTGCTGGAGAAAGTGGTGAAGAAAGTATGGTACACGGTATTGATCCATTAGGCCTTACAAGTATGAAAACTAGAACGGACCGCGTTTTACCAGCTTTAGGAAAAGCGAGTATGGAAAATGCAGTACCATTGACCAAGCAAGCCTATCCTGGAAAAACAGTTATTGTAATTGGTGAAGATCAATCTTACTCTACCTCTCACGCCAGTGCAGGACAAGTTATCATGTACATGAGCGAAACTGTTGGAGATTTAAACAACGGAAAATTATACGCCTTAAAAAGAAATGATGGTAACCAAGTAGAGACTAGCATGAATGTAGGAACCTCATTTGATGTATCTTTTGTAGAAATTCCAAATGCTAAAAACTTAACTGGTGCAGTAATCAATACTACTGTAAACAACTTGGGAGCCATTCGTTTTTCTAGAGTTGAAGATGTAGATTACAGAAAAGGATCAGCAAAAAACAACCGTGAATTGTATTTTACAGCTACTGGACAAGCTAGCGCAAATGCTCCAGTTGCAGGTTATACCATGTGGGGACGTGTTTACAAGCTTATTTTAGACGATGCTAATCCATTAAAAGGAAAATTAGAATTGGTAATTGAAGGTGACTCAACTCCTGGAACAGGAATTATCAATCCAGATAACATTACCGTGACTGAGAATTATGTGTACACACAAGAAGATGGAGATTCATTCTATCCTGCTGCAAAACACGATTCTTATATCTGGCAATACAACATTGCATCTAAGGTTAACAAACCTTGGTTGACAATGAATCACAAAAGAACTGATGCTGCCTGGAATACAACTTACAACCCAGCTAATGAAATGCGTTTTGGAAGTTGGGAATATGGTGCAATGGAAGATATTTCAGATGTAATTGGTGTTCCGAATACATTTATCGTAAACATACATCCACATACATGGCAAAAAGATGCTTTTTCAAATGCTGATGGTAGTGGATTAAACACAAACAAAGAAGGTGGTCAAACCATCATCATCCGAAACGTACAACGATAA
- a CDS encoding cytochrome-c peroxidase yields the protein MKPLLKLLPLLLLFFSCQKQYTSLTIQEELLSNLEELNQELLAFEKVAAKNPTQKQLQKSFVTSRIAYKKIEWAVEYFTPDPARFINGPALDELEVEENKFLSPSGFQVIEELIYPQYSANNSSTLKREIAVLKGLIAQVKEHLSVITISPDYVIDASKMEVYRILTLGITGFDSPIANQSIPETKASLSSLKIVLEKLNTNNSKTKVLLFDLIDQANTFCDASTNFNSFDRASFIKKYLNPISQKLVQFQKDNSIKNVAKTNAINPDAKSLFEKNTFNVNAFIPSKEYAYSKIKADLGKKLFYDSSLSKDGRRNCATCHNPELAFTDGLKTNLSLNGSQLLRNTPTLTYAGLQNAQFWDMRQTDLEKQSLDVIQNKDEMHGDLKDNLTRIQSNTGYKKLIKNAFPKTIKLEEWQLQNAIASYVRSLNKFNSRFDQYFSGSSNTFSDEEKLGFNLFAGKGKCATCHFIPLFNGTVPPIYKKTEQEVIGTPQTKNGKIIDQDLGRFTQYKMAQLKNAFKTPTLRNIAQTGPYMHNGVFKSLEEVVVFYNEGGGAGNGITVENQTLPSDKLNLTLAEQKALVAFMKTLSDTK from the coding sequence ATGAAACCGCTATTAAAACTGCTGCCTCTATTACTCCTATTTTTTTCTTGTCAAAAGCAATACACTAGTTTGACCATTCAAGAAGAACTGTTATCGAATTTAGAGGAACTCAATCAAGAATTACTTGCTTTTGAAAAAGTAGCCGCCAAAAATCCAACTCAAAAACAACTACAAAAATCATTTGTAACAAGCCGCATTGCATATAAAAAAATAGAATGGGCTGTCGAATATTTTACGCCAGACCCAGCACGATTTATTAACGGACCAGCACTTGATGAATTAGAAGTAGAAGAAAACAAGTTCTTATCACCAAGTGGTTTTCAAGTCATTGAAGAACTAATTTACCCACAATATTCTGCCAATAATTCCAGTACTTTAAAAAGAGAAATTGCCGTTTTAAAAGGTTTAATTGCGCAAGTCAAAGAGCATTTATCCGTAATTACCATCAGCCCTGATTATGTTATTGATGCCAGCAAAATGGAAGTGTACCGAATCTTAACACTTGGCATCACCGGTTTCGATTCGCCAATTGCCAATCAATCCATCCCTGAAACTAAGGCCAGTTTATCTTCTTTAAAAATTGTACTTGAAAAATTAAATACCAATAATTCAAAAACAAAAGTCCTACTTTTTGATTTGATAGACCAAGCAAACACCTTTTGTGATGCGAGTACCAATTTCAACTCCTTTGATCGCGCTTCCTTTATTAAAAAATATTTAAATCCAATATCTCAAAAGCTAGTTCAATTTCAAAAAGACAATAGTATTAAAAACGTAGCGAAGACAAATGCCATCAATCCAGATGCAAAATCGCTTTTTGAAAAAAACACCTTTAATGTAAACGCTTTTATTCCGTCAAAAGAATATGCGTATTCTAAAATAAAAGCTGATCTTGGCAAAAAATTATTTTACGATTCGTCCCTTTCCAAAGATGGAAGACGTAATTGCGCCACATGTCACAATCCGGAATTGGCTTTTACTGACGGACTAAAAACCAACTTGTCATTAAACGGAAGTCAACTACTGAGAAACACACCTACATTAACCTACGCCGGACTTCAAAATGCGCAATTTTGGGATATGCGTCAAACGGATTTAGAGAAACAAAGTTTAGATGTCATTCAAAACAAAGATGAAATGCATGGGGATTTAAAAGACAATTTAACTCGAATACAAAGCAATACTGGATATAAAAAATTGATTAAGAATGCTTTTCCTAAAACTATTAAACTAGAAGAATGGCAATTGCAAAACGCAATTGCGAGTTACGTTCGTTCTTTAAATAAATTCAACTCTAGGTTTGATCAGTACTTTTCGGGCTCTTCAAATACTTTTTCGGATGAGGAAAAACTAGGATTTAATCTCTTTGCAGGAAAAGGAAAATGTGCTACTTGTCATTTCATCCCATTGTTTAATGGGACAGTCCCTCCTATTTACAAAAAAACAGAGCAAGAAGTGATAGGAACACCTCAAACTAAAAACGGAAAAATCATAGATCAAGACTTAGGGCGATTTACACAATACAAAATGGCACAACTGAAAAACGCCTTTAAAACACCTACACTAAGAAACATTGCACAAACAGGTCCGTACATGCATAATGGTGTTTTTAAATCGTTAGAAGAAGTTGTTGTTTTCTATAATGAAGGTGGTGGCGCAGGAAATGGTATTACTGTAGAAAATCAAACCTTACCGTCAGACAAACTCAACTTGACTTTGGCAGAGCAAAAAGCGTTAGTTGCCTTTATGAAAACACTTTCAGATACTAAATAA
- a CDS encoding TerB family tellurite resistance protein, giving the protein MSFSDLFDSEFKQRNKGHFASIVRVALTDGKFSPEEKAFLDKLALRLEISAVEYEEILENPLNYPINPPYLHEQRLERLYDLARIVHVDHHLGDQQEVLLRKIGVALGFNTDNVNYIIDKALKLVDKEVDSDTFLEEMQNMHK; this is encoded by the coding sequence ATGTCATTTTCAGATTTATTTGATAGCGAATTTAAGCAAAGAAACAAAGGTCATTTTGCGTCAATTGTTCGCGTAGCGCTTACTGATGGGAAATTTTCACCAGAAGAAAAAGCATTTTTAGACAAACTAGCACTTCGCCTAGAAATATCAGCAGTAGAGTATGAGGAAATTTTAGAAAATCCTTTGAATTACCCTATCAATCCACCGTATTTACACGAGCAAAGATTAGAGCGTTTGTATGATTTAGCCAGAATCGTTCACGTTGATCATCATTTAGGAGATCAACAAGAAGTTTTGTTGAGAAAAATAGGTGTAGCATTAGGGTTCAATACTGATAATGTAAATTACATCATTGACAAAGCCTTAAAACTTGTTGACAAAGAGGTAGACTCTGACACTTTCCTTGAGGAAATGCAAAACATGCACAAATAG
- the fbp gene encoding class 1 fructose-bisphosphatase — translation MEERNKTLGEFIIENQNAFQYSSGELSRIINSIRLAAKVVNYKVNKAGLVDIVGAAGEQNIQGEDQQKLDVYANDVFIQTLINREIVCGIASEENDEFITVEGSDNSHNNKYVVLMDPLDGSSNIDVNVSVGTIFSVYRRITPIGTPVTMEDFLQPGINQVAAGYVIYGTSTMLVYTTGHGVNGFTLNPAIGTFYLSHPNMKFAKDGHIYSINEGNYIHFPQGVKDYIKYCQTEEEDRPYTSRYIGSLVSDIHRNIIKGGIYIYPTSSKAPNGKLRLLYECNPMAFIVEQAGGKASDGFGSIMEITPTELHQRVPFFCGSYNMVEKAEEFMHKAKLSKY, via the coding sequence ATGGAAGAACGCAACAAGACTTTAGGAGAATTTATTATAGAGAATCAAAATGCTTTTCAATATTCGTCTGGTGAATTATCCCGAATTATTAACTCAATTAGGCTTGCCGCCAAAGTAGTAAACTATAAGGTAAACAAAGCCGGATTAGTTGATATTGTGGGTGCTGCAGGCGAGCAAAATATACAAGGAGAAGACCAACAAAAACTGGATGTTTATGCCAATGACGTTTTTATTCAAACCTTAATTAACCGTGAAATTGTATGCGGTATTGCCTCTGAAGAGAACGATGAATTCATCACTGTTGAAGGTAGTGATAACAGCCACAACAATAAATATGTGGTATTGATGGATCCTCTTGATGGCTCTTCAAATATTGATGTAAACGTATCTGTGGGGACTATATTCTCAGTGTACAGAAGAATTACGCCAATAGGAACTCCAGTTACAATGGAGGATTTCTTGCAACCAGGAATCAATCAAGTAGCCGCAGGATATGTAATTTATGGAACATCAACCATGCTAGTGTACACAACGGGTCATGGTGTAAATGGGTTTACATTGAATCCTGCTATTGGGACTTTCTATTTGTCACACCCTAATATGAAGTTTGCAAAAGACGGTCATATTTACTCTATCAATGAAGGGAACTACATTCATTTTCCACAAGGGGTTAAAGATTATATCAAATACTGTCAGACTGAAGAGGAAGATAGACCTTATACTTCCAGATATATCGGTAGCTTAGTTTCGGATATTCATAGAAATATTATCAAAGGCGGAATTTATATCTACCCAACTAGTTCAAAAGCACCTAATGGTAAATTACGTTTATTATATGAATGTAATCCTATGGCGTTTATTGTGGAGCAAGCTGGAGGTAAAGCTTCAGATGGTTTTGGAAGCATCATGGAGATTACTCCAACCGAATTGCATCAGCGTGTTCCTTTCTTTTGCGGAAGTTATAACATGGTTGAAAAAGCCGAAGAGTTCATGCATAAAGCAAAATTGAGCAAATACTAA
- a CDS encoding GNAT family N-acetyltransferase codes for MIIRKGTPADMPSVLGLIKELALFEKEPDAVLITVEDLVRDGFGAVPLFYVFVAEIDSDSPESTSEKEIVGIALWYYRYSTWKGKIIHLEDLVVKESMRGTGLGYALYSEILKQGKKDQVRRVEWNVLDWNTPAIDFYEKSGAKVLRDWHVVQMDEIGIHQFVSDKLK; via the coding sequence ATGATAATAAGAAAAGGTACTCCGGCAGATATGCCTTCCGTTTTAGGTTTAATCAAAGAACTAGCATTGTTTGAAAAAGAACCAGATGCAGTCCTTATTACCGTTGAAGATTTAGTACGAGATGGTTTTGGAGCTGTGCCGCTGTTTTATGTTTTTGTTGCAGAGATTGATTCAGACTCGCCAGAAAGTACTTCAGAAAAGGAAATTGTAGGTATCGCCTTGTGGTACTACCGGTATTCAACTTGGAAAGGCAAAATCATTCACTTAGAGGATTTAGTGGTAAAGGAAAGCATGCGAGGAACGGGATTAGGTTATGCCTTATATTCTGAAATTTTAAAGCAAGGTAAGAAAGACCAAGTGCGAAGAGTAGAATGGAATGTTCTGGACTGGAATACACCAGCAATTGATTTTTACGAAAAATCAGGAGCCAAAGTATTGCGAGATTGGCATGTAGTACAAATGGATGAAATAGGTATACACCAATTTGTATCTGACAAATTGAAATAA